In one Gemmatimonadaceae bacterium genomic region, the following are encoded:
- a CDS encoding histidine kinase dimerization/phospho-acceptor domain-containing protein: MQSPNAFTSEEGEQELERVARLIVAGELVAAVAHDLRQPLTAMEMNVSAALRLIAADGVAASAVAGEIVDALRDALAEQGRMRAALQVLEDLARHREPAFGSVNLVPLVHDVLRLVASEASARHIAIDVVAPPNLPPIRADETLVRQALLNLLINAIECTTAGDRPNGPITVSASTAGTRGVELTVMHFGGWRQSASGTDWALALAHAVTDAHGTSIALGGSPLAGVTATIVWPLDVIPSDTGD; encoded by the coding sequence GTGCAAAGCCCGAATGCGTTTACCTCCGAGGAAGGCGAGCAGGAGCTCGAGCGCGTCGCGCGACTCATCGTCGCCGGTGAGCTCGTCGCTGCCGTCGCGCACGATTTGCGGCAACCGCTCACGGCGATGGAGATGAATGTCTCAGCCGCGCTGCGATTGATCGCGGCGGACGGCGTCGCCGCGTCGGCCGTCGCGGGCGAGATCGTCGATGCATTGCGCGACGCGCTCGCCGAACAAGGCCGCATGCGCGCGGCTCTTCAGGTGCTCGAGGATCTGGCGCGCCATCGCGAGCCGGCGTTCGGGTCCGTCAATCTCGTGCCGCTCGTTCACGACGTTCTGCGCCTGGTCGCCAGCGAGGCCTCGGCGCGTCACATCGCCATCGACGTCGTCGCGCCGCCGAACCTGCCGCCGATCCGCGCCGACGAAACACTCGTTCGACAGGCGCTGCTCAATCTGCTCATCAACGCGATCGAGTGCACCACGGCCGGCGATCGACCCAACGGTCCGATCACTGTATCCGCGAGCACGGCCGGCACGCGCGGCGTGGAGCTCACCGTCATGCACTTTGGCGGGTGGCGGCAGTCCGCGTCCGGCACGGACTGGGCGCTCGCGTTGGCCCACGCTGTCACCGATGCGCACGGCACATCGATCGCCCTCGGCGGCTCACCGCTCGCCGGCGTCACGGCCACCATCGTCTGGCCCCTCGACGTGATCCCCAGCGATACTGGCGAC